The following coding sequences lie in one Arachis hypogaea cultivar Tifrunner chromosome 4, arahy.Tifrunner.gnm2.J5K5, whole genome shotgun sequence genomic window:
- the LOC112794913 gene encoding uncharacterized protein: MSLLSSNNTNQHSSSSSLPSQPLPNRKSGLNAITLRSGTTLDEIPHRTIEDIRKEEMVVEVPHEEEEVYTRQEEREVSPKEPRRKAIMDESILIPFSSMVKKAKKTPEFNPNILQVFKKVEVTIPLLDTIQQILKYAKFLKDLCTQKDRIGELETLSLGSSISSLMKYILKKYSDPRLCLVSCWIGGVAFYDCMSDLGACVSIMPFSIFARLNLAPSKRSTAKFVLVDKSVIIVVRIAEDVLVTIKDLVFLVDFYILKMPPTDNGSSSTLLLEVAEIQREDHNKLYNPIVKENDDHEDEQEKVVENEFHDIGEKEPQLEAKSELKPLPSHLKYAFLEDNQRFPVIITSELSNQVEEKLL, from the exons ATGTCTTTACTTTcctccaacaacaccaaccaacactCAAGCTCTTCTAGCCTTCCATCTCAACCCCTTCCAAACCGAAAGagcggtctcaacgccatcacactacggtcggggactacattggaTGAGATACCCCATAGGACCATAGAAGATATTCGTAAGGAGGAAATGGTTGTTGAAgttccacatgaagaagaggaggtATACACAAGGCAAGAAGAACGAGAAGTGAGCCCTAAAGAGCCCAGGAGGAAGGCCATAATGGATGAATCTATTCTCATCCCATTCTCTTCCATGGTAAAGAAGGCCAAGAAAACTCCAGAGTTTAATCCCAACATACTTCAAgtattcaagaaggttgaggtaaccattccactTCTTGATACCATTCAACAAATTCTGAAGTATGCTAAGTTTTTAAAGGACTTGTGcacacaaaaagataggattggtGAGTTGGAAACATTGTCATTGGGTAGTTCTATTTCTTCATTGATGAAGTATATTCTGAAAAAGTATAGTGACCCTAGACTTTGTTTAGTATCTTGTTGGATTGGTGGAGTTGCATTTTATGATTGCATGAGCGATTTAGGggcttgtgtaagcatcatgccatTTTCTATATTTGCaaggttgaatttagctccatcgAAGAGGTCGACAGCCAAATTTGTTTTAGTCGATAAGAGTGTGATCATTGTAGTAAGGATAGCGGAAGATGTTCTTGTGACAATCAAGGATTTAGTGTTTCTGGTTGATTTCTATATCCTTAAAATGCCTCCAACAGATAATGGAAGTTCTTCCACTCTTTTGCTTG AAGTAGCggagatacaaagagaagatcACAACAAGTTGTACAACCCTATTGTTAAAGAGAATGATGACCATGAAgatgaacaagagaaagttgttgagaatgaatTTCATGATATTGGTGAAAAAGAACCTCAACTTGAAGCAAAAAGTGAATTGAAGCCTCTCCCCTCTCacttgaagtatgcatttcttgaGGACAACCAAAGGTTTCCAGTCATTATTACTAGTGAGCTCTCTAACCAAGTAGAAGAGAAGCTCCTATAG